The segment CGAAAATCCAAACGATTCCGAACAGCCTTCAACGAGGACCAGATAGTTGTTTTACAGAAGTATTTCGACCTTGACACCAATCCTACTGGAAGTGACCTCGGGAGGATTGCAGAGGAAGCGGGTCTTCCCAGACGAGTGGCCCAAGTGTGGTTCCAAAACGCACGTGCTAAGCTGAAGAGAGCCACGCACTGAGCGTGACCTGTCAGTGTTTTGTATTTAAACATTTGGAACTTATTGTATTGtaaataattattgtatttataaATTTTCTTTATTGTTGATAATCACCAACTAACCAGTGCAGCTTGAAGTGTTTTCCTCAAGACATTTAATTGTATATgctttatttattgtacaacttGTTATTATTTATGTCTTCAATGACTATTCTGTACATAGCTGGTGTTCAACGTGTGATATATTATGTCAATACTTTGACCGTTAATAAAGGATTCGACgcacattttattttgttgtgttaACGTGGTGTAGTAAGCgtgtgactttagttttacgtcgcactcagcaatattctagttatattGCGGGGGTCTGTTAAGTCTGCATCCCGATGGTCGAGAATCACTAGTcttgagtgaatttagttttaagccgcactcagcaatatgccagttaCAAatgtatatggcggtggtctgtaaataattgagtctggaccggacaatccggtgatcaacagcatgagtagcGATCTACggaattaggatacgatgacatgtgtgatcCGTAGTATGTAATAACAGTCACCCTAACTTCTATACTTTTTGGGTCATTTTTTCATACACTGTTTACTGAAAAAATAGAAACTAGAATAGAAAAGGTACAAGCTATAATAATACATATAATGAGAATGTAGATTATCTTACCTTCATgcaaaatactttaatttcattggttaaTGACGTGCcgggaggtggggtgggggtggtgacAGGTGGAAAAGAAATTACCCGCTGCTATCGTCGAAGGATAACACTGCTTCAAAGAGGCTTACATCAGACCGGCAAGGGATAACACTGCTTCAAAGAGGTGTACATCAGACCTGCAAGGGATAACACTGCTTCAGACCGTATTACCCAGAAGAGAATATAGAACTTATAGAATACCTTGCCAACTCTTGTATGATCGATAATAATGACTAATAAATGTGTTTATGTTTTAAATGAACATGTATGACAATGTATATGAACATCTTCAACATGAAgagataaaaaaattaaaatccccaaacagtgaaagagtgagtgactttagttttacgccatactcagaATTATTCCTGGACCAGCTAAATGGCggaggtctgtgaataatcgagtcttgaccagacaatccagtgatcaacagcattagcttcGATCTTGGcaattgggaacggatgacatgtgtcaaccaagtcagtgagcctgacatcTTGGTTTCCTCGCAACCACTGCACATTCTCAATCTTTGTTGTCAAAGGATACGACCTTTGCTAGGGGATGAAATGCATAAAATATACCGATAGTCCCggaatatataattttttatAGTAACAAGTGAactcatttaaactgaaaagtaaCCCCTGTGAGCTGGGACACTGGGAATGGTAGACTTGTTTCATATGAACTATAGCTTTGTAGGGAGGACTAGGCAGTAGAGAAATAAGGTGGTTCGGGACCGAGACAGACTAAGTTCAGTACTTAAATAGAACCTATCCATTTTGCAATAGAGTTTTAAACGTCACTGAAGTAAATATTAAATGGTGTTAAGACCCAATCGAAAAATATAGCCTTTCCTTTCACAGCTGTTAATGCAGGCATTTTGGATTTTTCTATGGCTACCAATGGACACTcagctcaccatagacagcatcaccaacctcgcccgcagctgctttgacacctcctacttcacattcaacggtaagatatacaagcagatccacggtctccccatgggctcacctctttctcctctcattacagaaatcttcatgacctccttcgaggaagcagccctctccacagctccgttccagcccctctgttggtaccgcaaagtcgacgacaccttcaccaccatcgcctatgacaacgaccccaatgagctcctcaaccacctcaaccaccaacatccaagaatcaagttcaccatggagactgagaccaaccaacacctgcccttcctcgatgtatccctccacaccacagacgatggacttagaacctcagtttaccgcaagccgacgcacaccgaccagtacatccactacaactcctgccaccaccctcagatcaagcaagctatcatcgccacccttaccagacgtgccaaagccctctgccaccccgatgccctaaacaatgaactggaccacctcagaaagacattcaccacactcaacggttaccctccccagctcgtcacagccaccatcaacaagacccttaaggaccgagaaccccgccccaaaccttctccatcacccatcagagtaaccataccctaccttggccccatcagtcatcaaatatcacgcctcatcaagaccaaagccagcatcgatgtcaccttctccagtggcaagaccatcaagacctacctaaaagccaacggtaaaggacccagctgtgaacaccctaacccgagaggatgcatctaccagatcccttgcaactgtggcgacctatacattggagaaacgctgagaccaatcaacaccagaatgaaggaacatcagacctcagtcaggaaactcgaccagaaatcggccatctctgaacacattctcaagaaccctgaacactcaattcgatgggaggacactaggatactatctaccaacaacaacaactggcgccaaaggaaactgcaagaggccatcgagatccggagacagaaaccagccatcaaccgcgaccaaggagtgtacctaccaagtgcctgggacttattgataaattaatctcatctacctgtgtacattctatctatgtaattcatgtatagccaatctacccgagtacatccttacctacttgtgtttgtacatcatcaaccctcatgtaaacatgctcaccccctatcgtgtgttatgtacatcatcctatcatgcgtaatgtatcaccattggcttccatccttatccccaatcatgtacatcgtccttaccccgtatctgtgttatgtaaacatatccaatcaactgtaatgcattaccattggcttccatcattgttatcttaactatcggcttcctatcagtgcttgtttatactagctttcgttaactcattccacttgttactttgttattgttttacctgtacatataaatacacctctgtatccctttctcaatcccctgatgaaggagtaagcattaactccgaaacgttgtgttctctcataaagaagttgatatccataaaaatcttctttCTAATGTTGAATTTTGGTAATGCTGTATTTTGGTAATGTTGAATTGAAACCTTCCCCATAAAAGTCAACGATTGCATGAGGAGGAGACATGCTTATACATACCGTATGCTTGCCCTCGTGGACAAGTGGACATTGTGTTTGCCTGGAGTGCAGGAATGTGGTGGTTCCAACAGTGGAACAAAGGTAATGTTATTTTGCCTTTCGCTCGGCATAATGGATAATAAGTCTGGTTTAATCCTGCTCAGGTAACAATCTGAGTATCGGTGTCCAGGTTAAACTGCAGTATAGTGTGTCACTGGGATAGTGCTGTAAAACCGCCATAgtcgcacacacacgcacatccGCGTTTTGATATATGTGCAATAATCTTGAACGGGATTCACATTTCATCTCACCTATATCTAAAGATATATTGTGCAAATAACATGATAAAATATGCATTGAATAATTTATTAACAgttaatatatacacacacgaaATATATTACAATGAAACTGTGGCTATATACAATTTAGCCACTGATTCTATAAATAATAAAGTGGCACAATAAATATTAACATCCAGGGACGATCCCTGTTCGTGAAAGAGCACTTCAGAATGTTCCGGTTGTTCTATATCAGCAGTAAGTCCAGGCCTGCATGTTTGAAATATACGCTTCATTGCTTGGCCCTCTTCACCTTAGCACGTGCGTTTTGGAACCATACTTGAGCCACTCGTCTGGGAAGACCCGCCTCCTCTGCAATCCTCCCGAGGTCACTTCCAGTAGGGTTGGTGTCAAGGTCGAAATACTTCTGTAAAACAGCTATCTGGTCCTCGTTGAAGGCTGTTCGGAATCGTTTGGATTTTCGTTTACAGTTGACGTTCTCGTCATCGGGATTGAGGACGTGGACTCGACAAAGTACTCGGCCGTCGTGGATGGCAAAGTCTTCTCCTGTGGACAATTGTCTTTGGCACGTGTTGCACGAGAAACATGCAAGGTGGTACATGTTCTCACCGGCTGATCTCACCCAATCTCCAGACTCAATGGGTCTTAAACAGGAACTACATTTGGTCTTGTAAACTTGGGCGAAGTCTCTCTGGCAGAAGATGTTTCCGTCCTTGACGAAACAAGTGGAATGTCCACCAAGTGTCACCTGGCACACACAGCAACGCAGACAATGTTCGTGCCATACGTGATCTCCAGCACGTAGATAGTACTGGtcagtgatgacgtcacaacaCGTGAAACACAAGGGGTCAGCCATGTTGAAACTGAGAGCGATAAAATCTGTCGACTCTTCCAAGTCAGAGGAAAGATAGTCATATGACATGTCCGACATTTTTAGTGTGCAAAGGAGGCGATGAAGAATGGAA is part of the Haliotis asinina isolate JCU_RB_2024 chromosome 6, JCU_Hal_asi_v2, whole genome shotgun sequence genome and harbors:
- the LOC137286803 gene encoding LIM/homeobox protein Awh-like — protein: MSDMSYDYLSSDLEESTDFIALSFNMADPLCFTCCDVITDQYYLRAGDHVWHEHCLRCCVCQVTLGGHSTCFVKDGNIFCQRDFAQVYKTKCSSCLRPIESGDWVRSAGENMYHLACFSCNTCQRQLSTGEDFAIHDGRVLCRVHVLNPDDENVNCKRKSKRFRTAFNEDQIAVLQKYFDLDTNPTGSDLGRIAEEAGLPRRVAQVWFQNARAKVKRAKQ